The Falco peregrinus isolate bFalPer1 chromosome 1, bFalPer1.pri, whole genome shotgun sequence genome has a window encoding:
- the DOLK gene encoding dolichol kinase: MLNKPVLVESLIVLIIVLFVHTVVWDRYSWCAVALAIQAFYVQFKWDRLLQLGGAVFQFRAAANSGLLPASMVIPLLGIVMKERCKSAGIVYFERFGIVVASTGMLVALFLSVIAVGITKPVPTNTCILTGVAGSVIIYTMKHSLTVSEVIEVLEVLLIFVYLSMILLYLLPRCFTPGEALLVLGGISFVLNQLIKRSLNVIEGRGDPIDFFLLVAVVGVVLLGLFFTVLFIFMDSGTWISSMFFHMMTAVLGLGVIMPWLYRLIQRNPLFWLLQFLFQTQTRVYLLVYWSFLAASACGVVFYQNAKRSSESKKHQASTITRKYFHFIVVATYVPGLIYDRQLLYVAAVLCLAVFVILEYIRYFRIKPFGQTLRHLLSLFLDERDSGPLILTHIYLLLGMSLPVWLFPRSCAPKGTLPGAGALVPYSGVLAVGVGDTIASIFGSTVGEIKWPGTKKTFEGTMTAIFAQIIAVALILIFDSSVNLNSSYAWILASVTLVSLLEAYTTQIDNLLLPLYLQIMFMA; this comes from the coding sequence ATGTTAAACAAGCCAGTGCTGGTGGAATCCCTGATCGTGTTGATCATCGTTCTCTTTGTGCACACAGTGGTGTGGGACCGGTACTCTTGGTGTGCTGTCGCTCTCGCCATCCAGGCTTTTTATGTCCAATTCAAATGGGACCGTCTGCTCCAGCTGGGGGGGGCTGTATTCCAGTTCCGTGCAGCAGCAAACAGCGgcctcctgccagccagcatGGTCATTCCCTTGCTGGGCATAGTGATGAAGGAGAGGTGCAAGTCTGCTGGCATTGTGTACTTCGAACGTTTTGGAATAGTTGTAGCTTCCACTGGCATGCTGGTTGctctctttctgtctgtgaTAGCAGTTGGTATCACAAAACCTGTGCCAACCAACACTTGCATACTTACTGGTGTTGCTGGCAGTGTAATTATCTATACCATGAAGCACTCTTTGACTGTTTCAGAAGTGATAGAGGTCCTAGAAGTGCTGCTAATATTTGTCTACCTCAGTATGATCTTGCTGTACTTGTTGCCACGATGTTTCACTCCTGGAGAAGCATTGCTAGTTCTTGGAGGTATAAGTTTCGTTCTCAATCAGCTCATTAAACGCTCCCTGAATGTAATTGAGGGCAGAGGTGATCCCATAGACTTTTTCCTTCTGGTAGCTGTTGTTGGAGTTGTTcttcttgggctttttttcactgtgctcTTCATTTTCATGGATTCGGGTACGTGGATCTCCTCCATGTTTTTCCACATGATGACAGCGGTGCTAGGCTTAGGGGTCATCATGCCTTGGCTGTACAGACTGATCCAGAGGAACCCTTTGTTCTGGCTGCTCCAGTTTCTGTTTCAGACCCAGACAAGAGTTTACCTTCTTGTATATTGGTCCTTTTTGGCTGCTTCGGCGTGTGGTGTAGTTTTCTACCAGAATGCTAAGAGATCATCTGAATCTAAAAAACACCAGGCCTCAACTATAACcaggaaatatttccatttcattgtTGTAGCTACTTACGTTCCTGGACTAATTTATGACCGCCAGCTTCTCTACGTTGCGGCAGTACTGTGTCTGGCAGTGTTTGTCATCTTAGAGTATATTCGGTACTTCAGGATCAAACCATTTGGCCAAACCCTTAGGCATCTGCTGTCTCTCTTCTTGGATGAAAGAGACAGCGGACCTCTAATCTTGACTCATATTTATCTCCTCCTTGGCATGTCCCTCCCAGTGTGGTTGTTCCCCAGATCTTGTGCTCCTAAAGGTACcttgcctggggcaggggcactGGTCCCCTACTCTGGGGTACTGGCAGTCGGGGTAGGAGACACCATTGCCTCCATTTTTGGCAGCACGGTGGGGGAAATCAAGTGGCCAGGAACAAAGAAGACCTTTGAAGGGACAATGACTGCTATTTTTGCCCAGATCATTGCTGTGGCTCTTATTCTGATTTTTGACAGCAGTGTGAACCTCAACTCCAGCTATGCCTGGATTCTGGCATCTGTGACCTTAGTTTCACTTTTGGAAGCTTATACCACCCAAATTGATAATCTGCTGTTGCCTCTCTACCTCCAGATAATGTTTATGGCATAG